Proteins encoded within one genomic window of Lysinibacillus sphaericus:
- a CDS encoding DUF2225 domain-containing protein, with amino-acid sequence MGFNIYYYESNVDCKFCKKQYTTYKVRPNRYKVVEEQTDFMPVYEGLNPLLYEVAVCPHCGYAYHKSMTRTYGPFMLLIDELYIKELQKPMNICQERTIEDAIISYKLAYLVAKASMEEALLMANIALKIAWLYRLKNESESEIHYLYAARDFYSKSFASNQEGSERILYLHAELSLRLGDIGEAKKGFSRLIGDRSVSNKYRKLARNRWENYKYDEHPHNVIENKEIIK; translated from the coding sequence ATGGGTTTTAATATTTACTACTACGAAAGTAATGTGGATTGCAAATTTTGTAAAAAGCAATATACAACATATAAAGTACGTCCGAATCGTTATAAAGTAGTCGAAGAACAAACGGATTTTATGCCTGTTTATGAAGGTTTAAATCCATTGCTGTATGAAGTTGCTGTATGCCCACATTGCGGATATGCCTACCATAAATCTATGACGAGAACTTACGGACCTTTCATGCTACTAATCGACGAACTATATATTAAAGAACTACAAAAGCCCATGAACATCTGTCAAGAACGGACTATCGAAGATGCTATCATAAGCTACAAATTAGCCTACCTCGTTGCAAAGGCTTCTATGGAAGAGGCACTATTAATGGCTAATATCGCACTGAAAATAGCCTGGCTTTACCGTTTAAAAAATGAAAGCGAATCTGAAATTCACTATTTATATGCTGCGAGAGATTTTTACAGTAAATCTTTTGCATCCAATCAAGAAGGCAGCGAGCGAATTCTATATTTACATGCAGAATTAAGCCTTCGCCTCGGCGATATTGGAGAAGCCAAAAAAGGATTCTCACGCTTGATTGGGGATCGCAGTGTTTCAAATAAATATCGAAAATTAGCACGC
- a CDS encoding Cof-type HAD-IIB family hydrolase translates to MDCKIVFFDVDGTLINYEDGCIESSTKNALHTLKNKGIRLVAATGRPLSMCQDLHKIGIDTFITANGAYVRHGDQIIYASPIAQTIVQSVKAFADDHQNSLSFFTEQLSMNSVQHPATLKAMNETLSLRQYPPVNKNILNEQVYLMCLYVNEQVEKKYRTQFPNLKFERWHPMITNVLQEDVSKAIAVEAVLSYFNLHPKEAIAFGDGDNDMDMLKQVGYGIAMGNGSVALKNIADEVTMASNKGGIDYALRKLQLI, encoded by the coding sequence ATGGATTGCAAAATCGTCTTTTTTGATGTAGATGGTACATTGATCAATTATGAGGATGGTTGTATTGAAAGTAGTACCAAGAATGCTTTACATACACTAAAAAACAAAGGGATTCGATTAGTCGCTGCAACTGGTAGACCACTATCTATGTGTCAGGACTTACATAAAATAGGGATTGATACATTTATTACGGCGAATGGTGCTTATGTTCGGCACGGAGACCAAATCATCTATGCCAGCCCCATCGCTCAAACTATTGTACAAAGTGTTAAAGCTTTTGCTGACGACCATCAAAATAGCTTGTCATTTTTCACTGAACAATTATCGATGAATAGTGTGCAGCACCCTGCAACACTAAAGGCAATGAATGAGACATTGTCTTTAAGACAATATCCGCCCGTCAATAAAAATATTTTAAATGAGCAAGTTTACTTAATGTGTTTATATGTAAATGAACAGGTAGAGAAAAAGTATAGAACACAATTTCCAAATTTGAAGTTTGAAAGATGGCATCCTATGATTACGAATGTTTTACAAGAGGATGTATCAAAAGCAATTGCTGTTGAAGCTGTACTTAGTTATTTCAATTTACATCCAAAAGAGGCGATTGCTTTTGGGGATGGAGATAATGATATGGATATGCTAAAGCAAGTTGGATATGGTATTGCAATGGGCAATGGAAGTGTAGCCTTAAAAAATATTGCGGATGAGGTCACGATGGCATCGAATAAAGGCGGCATTGATTACGCCTTGCGCAAACTACAGTTGATCTAA
- a CDS encoding DUF1540 domain-containing protein yields the protein MAQQILCEVNNCTYWGSGNKCTAEAIYVVSQKGQRASNSEETGCKTFTPEEH from the coding sequence ATGGCACAACAGATTCTATGTGAAGTCAATAACTGCACGTATTGGGGTTCAGGAAACAAATGTACTGCAGAGGCTATTTACGTTGTTAGTCAAAAAGGTCAGCGGGCATCCAATAGTGAAGAAACAGGATGCAAAACATTTACACCTGAAGAGCATTAA
- a CDS encoding VOC family protein — MNRLNLITLGVKSMVESLAFYREGLGFEAVVYGDETNPDVIFFNNGGTKISLFPIERLAKDINEENPPKAGTDFTGFTLAYNGKSKEEVDAIFSLAKKAGANIVKEPETVFWGGYSGYFQDPNGYYWEVAYGDTWEFDETDMLIIK, encoded by the coding sequence ATGAATCGTTTAAATTTAATTACATTGGGTGTAAAAAGTATGGTTGAGTCGCTTGCATTTTATCGTGAAGGGCTTGGTTTTGAGGCGGTTGTCTATGGAGATGAAACAAATCCTGATGTGATTTTCTTCAATAATGGAGGAACAAAAATTTCTCTATTTCCTATAGAACGATTAGCAAAGGATATAAATGAAGAAAACCCACCAAAAGCAGGCACCGACTTTACGGGCTTTACGCTTGCCTATAATGGAAAATCTAAAGAAGAAGTCGATGCAATCTTTTCCCTAGCAAAAAAAGCTGGAGCAAACATTGTGAAAGAGCCTGAAACGGTGTTTTGGGGAGGGTATAGCGGTTATTTCCAAGATCCCAACGGTTATTATTGGGAAGTTGCATATGGAGATACGTGGGAATTTGATGAAACGGATATGTTAATTATTAAATAA
- a CDS encoding methyltransferase domain-containing protein, with translation MVQQPFWEKEYLADTHFAFGNPSEEVVEWAKKLPADARILDIGCGDGRHAVYLAQLGFKVEAIDISEAGIAKINRYKASHQLHNLQADVQDIITYQFSDTYDCIISHGLFHFLAREDWHRIIQLMQDYTKIEGINIITVFTDEVDIPEDLAPFVKGICQEGEIRELYEQWSIAFYRSYQFEDQHENNIRHCHAANKLVAIKRAL, from the coding sequence ATGGTGCAGCAACCATTTTGGGAGAAAGAGTACTTAGCAGATACGCATTTCGCTTTTGGTAATCCTAGTGAGGAAGTAGTGGAATGGGCAAAAAAATTACCAGCGGATGCACGCATTTTAGATATAGGATGTGGCGATGGTAGACATGCCGTTTATTTAGCACAGCTGGGGTTTAAGGTAGAAGCCATTGATATTTCAGAGGCAGGTATTGCTAAAATAAATAGATACAAAGCGTCGCACCAGCTACATAATTTACAGGCAGATGTTCAAGATATTATTACATATCAGTTTAGCGATACGTATGATTGCATCATTTCACATGGCCTATTTCATTTTTTAGCGCGCGAAGATTGGCATCGCATTATTCAGTTAATGCAAGATTATACCAAGATAGAGGGCATCAATATTATTACTGTATTTACAGACGAAGTTGACATTCCAGAAGATTTAGCACCGTTTGTCAAAGGCATATGTCAAGAAGGTGAGATTAGAGAATTATACGAGCAATGGTCCATTGCATTTTATCGCTCCTATCAATTTGAAGATCAGCATGAAAATAATATAAGACATTGTCACGCAGCCAATAAACTAGTCGCTATAAAAAGAGCATTGTAA
- a CDS encoding DUF1540 domain-containing protein, with protein sequence MAQQILCEVNNCTYWGSGNKCTAEAIYVVSQKGQQASNSEETDCKTFTPEEH encoded by the coding sequence ATGGCACAACAGATTTTATGTGAAGTCAATAACTGCACGTATTGGGGCTCTGGAAACAAATGTACGGCAGAAGCTATTTACGTTGTTAGTCAAAAGGGTCAGCAGGCATCCAATAGTGAAGAAACAGATTGCAAAACATTTACACCTGAAGAGCATTAA
- a CDS encoding SIMPL domain-containing protein, which translates to MYYTHAQAQVPHTSRVMTVSGNGKVVANASYVQLQIEVTTQGESVQQAQHQNASSMNRVIHALLALSIPRENIQTAAYTITPIYDYVEGKQMFKGYEVVNAITVKIPDTNLVGAVIDTAVENGANQISSIQFKIEHADEYYQQALSLALHNAQMKAKTIAQTMHLSVQPQPIEIIEENDHAPVLYKSMAMADSSMTTPIEQGQLTISAAVRVTFQY; encoded by the coding sequence ATGTATTACACACATGCCCAGGCACAAGTACCCCACACATCGCGAGTAATGACTGTTAGCGGAAATGGAAAAGTAGTCGCTAACGCTAGTTATGTCCAGCTTCAAATAGAGGTCACGACACAAGGCGAAAGTGTACAACAAGCGCAGCACCAAAATGCTAGCTCTATGAATCGTGTTATTCATGCTCTTTTGGCGTTATCTATCCCAAGAGAAAACATTCAGACCGCCGCCTATACGATTACACCTATTTATGATTATGTAGAAGGTAAACAAATGTTTAAAGGCTATGAAGTAGTAAATGCTATCACGGTAAAAATACCTGATACCAATCTAGTAGGAGCTGTTATTGATACAGCTGTCGAAAATGGTGCAAATCAGATTTCCTCCATCCAATTTAAAATTGAGCATGCGGATGAATACTATCAGCAGGCTCTCAGCTTAGCACTTCATAATGCACAAATGAAGGCGAAAACAATCGCTCAAACGATGCACTTATCTGTACAGCCACAACCGATTGAAATCATCGAAGAAAACGATCATGCCCCTGTGCTTTATAAATCAATGGCAATGGCTGATTCATCTATGACAACCCCCATTGAGCAAGGTCAACTAACCATTAGTGCAGCTGTTCGCGTTACATTTCAATACTAA
- a CDS encoding YunC family protein, with amino-acid sequence MVTIEPIMIKGHFFTAVIVHLPKTTLLTISNDTGYIMCGALDVGLLNSRLLDRKIVAGRAVGVKTIDELLTAPLESVTFEAEQLGIFAGMTGVEALLKMI; translated from the coding sequence ATGGTGACAATTGAACCTATTATGATTAAAGGTCATTTTTTCACTGCTGTGATTGTGCATTTACCAAAAACAACGTTATTAACTATATCTAATGATACAGGCTACATCATGTGTGGTGCATTAGATGTCGGTCTTTTAAATAGTCGCTTATTAGATCGAAAAATTGTGGCAGGTCGAGCGGTTGGCGTGAAGACGATAGATGAGCTATTAACCGCCCCTCTTGAATCTGTTACATTTGAAGCGGAGCAACTAGGTATATTTGCAGGAATGACTGGTGTAGAAGCATTGTTAAAAATGATTTAA
- a CDS encoding polysaccharide deacetylase family protein: protein MSICLTDMRTSAEKGRSEYEKTGEVVWDIDTKDKIVALTFDDGPHPKYTAKILDTLAKYEAKATFFIIGQNAEKYPELVSRTYKEGHELANHTYSHPYKVSIPDLQEELRQTNQMIYSITGFSPVLFRPVGGNYTEKMINTAVNNGYKVVMWSWHQDTQDWKEPGANKIVQKVLGGTKPGDVILFHDGGGNRTQTIKALEEIIPTLKKQGYTFVTVSELIEKKQQQEKIQ from the coding sequence ATGTCGATATGTTTAACAGACATGCGTACCTCTGCAGAAAAAGGACGTAGTGAATATGAGAAGACTGGTGAAGTTGTTTGGGATATAGATACAAAGGATAAAATCGTTGCCTTAACTTTTGACGATGGTCCACATCCAAAATACACCGCAAAAATACTAGATACTTTAGCTAAGTATGAAGCAAAGGCTACATTTTTTATTATTGGTCAAAATGCAGAAAAGTATCCAGAGCTTGTTTCACGAACTTATAAAGAGGGGCATGAATTAGCCAATCATACGTACTCTCACCCGTATAAAGTTTCAATTCCTGATTTACAGGAAGAACTAAGGCAGACAAACCAGATGATTTATAGTATTACTGGCTTTTCTCCTGTTTTATTCCGTCCTGTGGGTGGCAATTATACTGAAAAGATGATCAATACTGCTGTAAACAACGGTTATAAAGTAGTCATGTGGTCTTGGCATCAAGATACACAGGATTGGAAAGAGCCAGGGGCGAATAAAATCGTCCAAAAGGTGTTAGGGGGAACAAAACCAGGAGATGTGATTTTGTTTCATGATGGAGGCGGCAACCGCACTCAAACGATTAAAGCCCTAGAAGAAATCATACCAACCTTAAAAAAACAGGGCTATACATTTGTAACAGTATCAGAATTAATTGAAAAAAAGCAGCAACAAGAGAAAATTCAATAA
- a CDS encoding DUF2268 domain-containing protein — MSVISTDDWLHEFKTSRKLKHSREFEDLQCTILCSRLLDHFKGGTPQQIQFELQQQGLFRAHENIDIKSLQAQNAWQIIREELFYLKKKWSGPDIPIYIFPLTQEQSVTNKNGVAYPDALFLFIGELERQELQALFAHEYNHVCRLHYLNKSLEEVTLLDSLIIEGLAECAVDELYGAKWLAPWLKDYSTDKMLAIWKTYFLPNMNVKGLDHHIEFLYGGRLPSHIGYCIGYEMVRTYIQKHASNKLHEKHSEEILKGSIFSV, encoded by the coding sequence ATGTCGGTAATATCAACAGATGATTGGCTACATGAGTTCAAAACTAGTCGGAAATTGAAGCATAGTAGAGAGTTTGAAGATTTACAATGTACGATTCTTTGTAGCCGATTACTAGACCATTTTAAAGGTGGAACGCCACAACAAATCCAATTTGAACTACAACAACAAGGGTTGTTTCGAGCGCATGAAAATATCGATATAAAAAGCCTGCAAGCGCAAAATGCTTGGCAAATTATACGAGAGGAATTGTTCTATTTAAAGAAGAAATGGAGCGGGCCTGATATACCCATCTATATTTTTCCTCTAACACAGGAGCAAAGTGTCACAAATAAAAATGGAGTTGCCTATCCAGATGCTCTATTTTTATTTATAGGAGAATTAGAAAGGCAAGAGTTACAGGCGTTATTTGCACATGAGTATAATCATGTTTGTCGACTGCACTACTTAAACAAATCATTAGAGGAAGTAACGCTATTAGATTCATTAATTATAGAGGGCTTAGCGGAATGTGCAGTGGATGAATTATACGGTGCGAAATGGTTAGCGCCTTGGTTGAAAGATTATTCTACGGACAAAATGTTAGCTATATGGAAGACATACTTTTTGCCTAACATGAATGTTAAAGGTTTAGATCATCATATTGAGTTTTTATATGGTGGGAGGCTTCCTTCACATATAGGATACTGTATTGGTTATGAAATGGTCCGAACATATATACAAAAGCATGCATCAAATAAGTTACATGAAAAACATTCTGAAGAAATACTTAAGGGTTCTATATTTTCGGTATAA
- a CDS encoding CitMHS family transporter, with the protein MSLSILGFITIIVIIALLISGRVSPLVAMVIPPIIATFIAGFRFEELGEFFSSGLSSVMNVAVMFIFAIIFFGIMQDVGLFEPLINKMIALTKGRIVVVAIVTVLIAVVAQLDGSGASTFLITIPALLPLYLRLRMNPYLLLLLIAGAAAVVNMVPWGGPLGRVASVLEVDITELWYPLIPIQIIGVLSMLALALYLGFREKHRILKQYGTLDFTHDDQHITQGVVSSEVDLSLRRPKLLWVNAVIAVMVIGVLVAGIVPAALAFLIGVAIALPINYRTPKEQMERVRTHAPNALTMASIIIAAGLFLGILNGTGMLNAIANNAVNILPAGLSSYLHIIIGILGVPFDLLLSTDAYYFALLPVVEQIGLSFGIDSLSTAYAMIIGNIVGTFVSPLAPAVWLALGLSGLEMGKHLKYSFFWMWGLSIVLLGIAIAIGIITI; encoded by the coding sequence TTGAGCTTAAGTATCCTTGGTTTCATCACCATTATCGTTATTATTGCCTTATTAATAAGTGGGCGTGTCTCGCCGCTTGTTGCAATGGTTATTCCACCGATAATCGCTACTTTTATCGCTGGCTTTCGTTTCGAGGAATTAGGGGAATTCTTTAGTTCCGGACTAAGTTCTGTGATGAACGTAGCGGTAATGTTTATCTTTGCTATTATCTTCTTTGGTATTATGCAGGACGTTGGATTATTTGAGCCATTGATCAACAAAATGATTGCGCTTACAAAGGGGCGTATTGTTGTCGTTGCTATTGTAACTGTACTAATTGCTGTTGTGGCTCAACTAGACGGGTCTGGTGCTTCTACATTTTTAATTACGATTCCAGCACTATTGCCTTTATATTTACGCTTGCGCATGAATCCATACTTATTACTTTTATTAATTGCTGGAGCTGCAGCAGTGGTGAACATGGTTCCTTGGGGAGGTCCATTAGGGCGGGTGGCTTCCGTGTTAGAGGTGGATATCACTGAACTTTGGTATCCGTTAATACCCATTCAAATCATTGGTGTTCTATCAATGTTAGCTTTAGCCTTATACCTTGGCTTTAGAGAAAAGCACCGTATTCTGAAGCAATACGGCACACTTGATTTTACGCATGACGACCAACATATTACACAAGGTGTTGTGTCATCCGAAGTAGACCTATCTTTACGACGACCAAAACTATTGTGGGTGAATGCAGTAATTGCTGTCATGGTAATCGGGGTTTTAGTCGCGGGTATTGTACCGGCAGCATTAGCCTTTTTAATCGGGGTAGCTATTGCTCTGCCCATTAATTATCGTACACCTAAAGAACAAATGGAGCGCGTGCGGACACATGCTCCGAATGCGTTAACGATGGCGTCGATTATTATTGCAGCGGGCTTATTTTTGGGCATACTAAATGGCACAGGCATGTTAAATGCTATTGCCAATAATGCTGTCAATATTTTACCGGCAGGACTATCATCTTATTTGCATATTATTATCGGTATATTAGGTGTACCCTTTGATTTATTATTAAGTACGGATGCCTATTATTTCGCCTTGCTTCCTGTAGTTGAACAGATTGGTTTATCTTTTGGTATTGACTCTCTCTCCACTGCATATGCCATGATTATTGGTAATATTGTCGGTACGTTTGTTTCACCACTTGCCCCTGCTGTCTGGTTAGCTTTAGGCTTATCTGGTTTAGAGATGGGAAAACACCTAAAATACTCTTTCTTTTGGATGTGGGGTTTAAGCATTGTTTTACTAGGCATTGCAATAGCAATAGGGATTATTACCATTTAA
- a CDS encoding response regulator, with translation MTTACTSVWIIEDDFRVANIHADYVHTIGGFTVTENLRTGQETIEKLKQSTNLPAIILTDLYIPDVEGSSLVHHIRHHYPAINIIVISAATERDLIKDVIDLGILDYLIKPFEQQRLHQAFKKYLHTFHLFRHTSNFTQVDLDSIFYRESTATEDTFVKGIDLHTLQAVKEVFEKIKTKELTASQLSEIIGSSRSTARRYLEYLVGEQFLYIKPIYGTIGRPERKYIYYGTYEQNE, from the coding sequence ATGACAACAGCCTGCACAAGTGTATGGATTATAGAAGATGACTTTAGAGTAGCAAACATTCATGCAGATTATGTTCATACAATAGGTGGTTTTACCGTTACTGAAAATTTACGGACTGGGCAAGAAACGATTGAAAAGCTAAAACAATCCACCAACTTACCAGCGATTATTTTAACCGATTTGTATATTCCTGATGTCGAAGGGAGCTCTTTAGTACACCATATACGGCATCATTATCCTGCCATCAACATAATCGTTATTTCTGCTGCAACAGAAAGAGATTTAATAAAAGATGTCATAGATTTAGGCATTTTAGATTACTTAATTAAACCTTTTGAACAACAACGACTTCATCAAGCGTTTAAAAAATATTTGCATACATTTCATTTATTTCGACACACATCAAACTTCACGCAAGTTGACCTTGATTCCATATTTTATCGTGAATCTACTGCTACAGAAGATACCTTTGTAAAAGGCATTGATTTACACACATTACAAGCAGTTAAAGAGGTCTTCGAAAAAATAAAAACCAAGGAACTTACAGCCTCACAATTGAGTGAAATCATCGGTTCTAGTCGTTCAACTGCCCGCCGCTATTTAGAATACTTAGTTGGTGAACAGTTTTTGTACATCAAACCGATATACGGAACAATTGGTAGACCTGAAAGAAAATATATATACTATGGAACTTATGAACAAAATGAATAG
- a CDS encoding ATP-binding protein yields MYLLQEHIRDTTEKQIGVEALNIAKTIASMEEIITAFEHENPSDIIQPIVEPLREEINAAFIVVGNAQGVRYSHPAKDRIGHPMVGGDNDAALLNKQAYISKTVGSLGESIRGKAPIMIDENIIGVVSVGFLTAHIDTIIKDHLMKWLNYTIIILFIGILGAIAISLYIKKLLFNMEPIQIAKLYQQNKVILETTEEGIIAVDHLNQITTINKSAYGMLDSTHNQSISAWMGTKIEHIFTPKIVAEQHIHNLELTLNEHIIILNKAPLVEKKRKIGSLYTFRKKVDIQKIIDELKQVKHYANMQRAYTHEFANKLHIILGLLFSKHYNQAIEYIKEQRNIHLKHQAFLNNNGTSPLLLALIQGKLAEATELGIKLELKEIPPSMKLSKLQEDAILTALGNVLQNAIESLKNLPSSDKIIQLSINDYKNHYLLEIQDNGPGIDHKLTDKIFAKGFSTKEGLDRGHGLTISKKALEKINGDILLDAGDLSGACFLIIVPKGGKRL; encoded by the coding sequence ATGTATCTATTGCAAGAACATATACGTGATACAACAGAAAAGCAAATAGGCGTGGAAGCATTGAATATTGCTAAAACAATCGCTTCTATGGAGGAGATTATTACAGCATTCGAGCATGAAAATCCAAGTGACATTATCCAACCAATCGTCGAACCTTTAAGAGAGGAGATAAATGCAGCATTTATCGTAGTTGGCAATGCACAAGGTGTTCGTTATTCCCATCCCGCAAAAGATCGAATAGGACATCCCATGGTCGGTGGGGACAATGATGCTGCATTACTAAATAAACAAGCCTATATTTCTAAAACGGTTGGTTCCTTAGGTGAATCAATCCGAGGTAAAGCCCCTATTATGATAGACGAAAACATTATCGGTGTTGTTTCTGTCGGTTTTTTAACCGCGCATATCGATACAATCATCAAAGACCATCTTATGAAGTGGCTCAATTACACAATTATTATTCTTTTCATAGGTATACTTGGGGCAATCGCCATCTCTCTTTATATTAAAAAATTATTATTTAATATGGAACCAATCCAAATTGCTAAATTATATCAACAAAACAAAGTGATTTTAGAAACGACGGAAGAAGGGATTATTGCTGTCGATCATTTAAATCAAATTACCACTATTAATAAAAGTGCATACGGAATGCTAGATTCTACTCACAATCAATCCATTTCAGCATGGATGGGAACTAAAATCGAGCACATTTTCACACCTAAAATCGTTGCAGAACAACATATTCATAACTTAGAGCTAACACTCAATGAACATATTATCATCTTAAATAAAGCGCCTTTAGTGGAAAAGAAAAGGAAAATAGGTTCTTTATATACATTTAGAAAAAAAGTAGACATCCAAAAAATTATTGATGAACTGAAACAAGTCAAACATTATGCCAATATGCAACGCGCCTATACACATGAATTTGCGAATAAGCTTCATATTATTCTAGGTTTGCTATTTTCTAAACATTACAATCAGGCAATTGAGTACATTAAAGAACAACGAAATATTCATCTTAAACATCAAGCTTTTCTAAATAATAATGGCACATCCCCTCTACTCCTAGCATTAATTCAAGGGAAGCTGGCAGAAGCAACGGAACTGGGCATTAAACTCGAGCTGAAGGAAATTCCCCCATCTATGAAATTATCTAAACTTCAGGAGGATGCTATTCTTACAGCACTTGGCAATGTTCTTCAAAACGCTATTGAATCTTTAAAAAACTTGCCGTCCTCCGATAAAATAATTCAATTATCTATTAACGATTATAAAAATCATTATTTATTGGAGATTCAAGATAACGGCCCCGGTATTGACCACAAGCTGACCGATAAAATTTTTGCGAAAGGTTTTTCAACAAAGGAAGGCTTAGATCGAGGACATGGCCTAACAATCAGCAAAAAAGCTCTCGAAAAAATAAATGGAGATATTTTATTAGATGCTGGAGATTTATCAGGAGCGTGCTTTTTAATAATCGTTCCTAAAGGAGGTAAGCGCTTATGA
- a CDS encoding IS3 family transposase (programmed frameshift): MGTRVSYPYEVKMKAIKMRLAGVPVKQILLELNIRHKTQVETWVRWYRNGEVNRLKQPVGKQYIFNKGPEPDNEQTKLALENRYLKQQIEVPKKVRRVGEEVVGEVAVQLVASLRSMMSVKDICKHFGIARSTYYRWKQASTDARSRQAIERRIGELCRANKFRYGYRKITALLRQEMCVNHKVVQRIMQKYGWQCRVKVKKRKRTGQPYAIAANLLNRDFEATAPLQKLVTDITYLPFGQKQLYLSSIQDLYNGEIIAYSIGDCQDTDFVLDTLAQLHHLPEGCTLHSDQGAVYTSYDYQQAVKAKGITMSMSRKGTPADNAPIESFHSVLKSETFYLDNLNSTTTAIVEQTVKDYINYYNNNRIQTKLNNQSPVQYRQLVG, encoded by the exons ATGGGAACAAGAGTGAGTTATCCCTATGAAGTAAAAATGAAAGCGATTAAGATGCGATTAGCGGGTGTACCTGTCAAACAGATTCTATTGGAATTAAATATACGCCATAAAACACAGGTCGAAACATGGGTGCGTTGGTATAGAAATGGTGAAGTCAATCGTTTGAAACAACCTGTAGGCAAACAATATATCTTTAATAAGGGTCCTGAACCGGACAATGAACAAACGAAATTAGCATTGGAAAACCGTTATTTAAAGCAACAAATTGAGGTGC CTAAAAAAGTACGCAGAGTTGGAGAGGAAGTGGTTGGAGAAGTAGCAGTACAGTTAGTTGCGTCACTAAGAAGCATGATGTCTGTAAAGGACATTTGTAAACACTTTGGGATTGCACGATCTACCTACTATCGTTGGAAACAGGCATCAACCGATGCAAGGTCTCGTCAAGCAATAGAGAGACGTATCGGTGAACTCTGTCGAGCAAATAAATTTCGCTATGGCTACAGAAAAATTACAGCACTCTTACGTCAAGAAATGTGCGTCAATCATAAAGTGGTTCAACGTATCATGCAAAAATATGGTTGGCAATGTCGCGTGAAAGTGAAAAAACGGAAACGAACAGGACAACCTTATGCAATCGCAGCAAATTTATTAAATCGCGATTTTGAAGCCACCGCACCGTTACAGAAGCTCGTAACTGATATTACTTACTTGCCATTTGGTCAAAAACAGTTGTATCTTTCAAGTATTCAAGATTTATATAATGGTGAAATTATTGCCTATTCGATTGGAGACTGCCAAGATACTGATTTTGTGCTGGATACATTAGCTCAACTTCATCATTTGCCCGAAGGGTGTACGTTGCACAGTGACCAAGGGGCGGTATACACATCGTATGATTATCAACAGGCCGTAAAAGCAAAAGGCATTACCATGAGCATGTCCCGTAAAGGTACGCCCGCTGATAATGCCCCAATCGAATCGTTTCATTCTGTGTTAAAGTCTGAAACATTCTACTTAGACAATTTGAACAGTACTACGACGGCCATCGTAGAACAAACTGTCAAAGACTATATAAACTATTATAACAATAACCGAATTCAAACGAAACTAAACAACCAGTCGCCGGTTCAATACCGACAACTGGTTGGGTAA